The following proteins are co-located in the Vicia villosa cultivar HV-30 ecotype Madison, WI unplaced genomic scaffold, Vvil1.0 ctg.000422F_1_1, whole genome shotgun sequence genome:
- the LOC131628072 gene encoding F-box/kelch-repeat protein At3g23880-like — protein sequence MTARRKKQSEPTLTSLHLPFDLVEEILCRISVKHLIRLCCVCKSWNSLIFRDSKFAKKHLRKSTTSHDRHHLILTPTYPYFSPQFFLLHSPISSILNSTSTSIVKQFSYTIREILIERAYGNRASTCDGIVCFKIDNSSAVLCNPFIRKFKILPPLKYPSGEISYTLVHDRFINNYKIIAVNCTRSSKIEVNVHILGTNHWRRIRDFPDPNLILVSRLGTFVNDSLNWLVYAAAPFIVSLDLEKESYEKLALPVSYQKLALPVFPNISSFMILGTLKGCLSLIFDKREKSCDVWIMKEYGNEKSWTKLLTVPHMKECDFYCYIRALYISEDEDEKVLMECTKMGINSLVVYDSINNTFMIPEFQNYISTKMTPEIYVESLISPL from the coding sequence ATGACGGCCAGAAGAAAGAAACAATCTGAGCCAACCCTAACATCGTTGCATCTTCCGTTTGATCTGGTGGAAGAAATACTGTGTAGAATCTCCGTGAAGCACCTCATTCGACTCTGTTGCGTATGCAAGTCATGGAATTCTCTTATCTTCCGAGATTCCAAGTTCGCCAAAAAGCACCTCCGCAAGTCAACCACCAGCCACGACCGCCACCATCTCATCCTAACTCCTACTTACCCTTACTTTTCACCTCAGTTCTTTCTTTTACATTCTCCAATTTCCTCTATCCTCAACTCAACATCAACTTCTATTGTTAAACAGTTCAGTTACACTATTAGAGAGATTCTTATCGAACGAGCTTATGGTAATAGAGCTTCCACTTGTGATGGCATAGTATGTTTTAAGATTGATAATTCTTCGGCTGTGTTGTGTAACCCTTTCATTCGAAAATTCAAAATATTGCCTCCTTTAAAATATCCTTCTGGTGAAATATCTTATACCTTAGTGCATGACCGTTTCATTAATAATTATAAGATTATTGCGGTTAATTGCACGCGTAGTAGCAAAATAGAAGTCAACGTTCATATTTTGGGTACAAATCATTGGAGAAGGATTCGGGACTTCCCAGATCCTAACCTTATTCTTGTGTCTAGATTGGGAACGTTTGTGAATGACTCTCTTAATTGGTTGGTATATGCTGCTGCACCATTCATTGTTTCTCTAGATTTGGAGAAAGAGTCTTATGAAAAGCTTGCATTGCCGGTGTCTTATCAAAAGCTTGCATTGCCGGTCTTTCCTAATATTTCCTCTTTTATGATCTTAGGGACATTGAAGGGTTGTTTGTCCCTCATCTTTGATAAGAGGGAGAAGTCTTGTGATGTTTGGATTATGAAAGAATACGGTAATGAAAAGTCTTGGACTAAATTGTTAACTGTTCCTCACATGAAAGAATGTGACTTTTATTGCTATATCAGAGCATTATATATTTCAGAGGATGAGGATGAGAAAGTGCTGATGGAGTGTACGAAAATGGGAATAAATAGTTTGGTTGTTTATGATTCTATAAATAATACTTTTATGATTCCTGAATTTCAAAACTACATCTCCACCAAGATGACACCAGAAATATATGTTGAGAGTTTGATATCACCTTTGTAG